One Megasphaera elsdenii DSM 20460 genomic window carries:
- a CDS encoding thiamine pyrophosphate-dependent enzyme: protein MEEQIRHRKDTVMIGDIGCYALGGAAPLNAKDLAVCMGDSTFFHTGINSLTDVAYNGSNAICVILDNRITGMTGHQDNPRTGYNIKGEPATLIDVETVVNVLGIKHVRTVNPLDLKAMKETLDWAFAMEDEPSVIITKWPCILKKYSKEDKAQFNLDKTPCVVDADKCIGCKKCLSTGCPALRYDSETKKSSIAQADCVGCTVCMQVCPVQAISRKGDK, encoded by the coding sequence ATGGAAGAACAGATACGCCATCGGAAAGACACGGTCATGATCGGCGATATCGGCTGTTACGCCTTAGGCGGGGCGGCGCCGCTCAACGCCAAGGACCTGGCCGTCTGCATGGGCGATTCGACGTTCTTCCATACGGGCATCAATTCCCTGACCGATGTGGCCTATAACGGCTCGAATGCCATCTGTGTCATCCTGGACAACCGCATCACCGGTATGACCGGCCATCAGGATAACCCCAGGACGGGCTATAACATCAAAGGGGAACCGGCCACGCTCATTGACGTCGAAACGGTCGTCAATGTCCTGGGCATCAAGCACGTCCGGACGGTCAATCCCCTGGACCTGAAGGCCATGAAAGAAACGCTGGACTGGGCTTTTGCCATGGAAGATGAACCGTCGGTCATCATCACCAAATGGCCTTGTATCCTCAAAAAGTATTCCAAAGAAGATAAAGCCCAGTTCAACCTCGACAAGACGCCGTGCGTCGTCGATGCGGATAAGTGCATTGGCTGCAAGAAATGCCTCTCCACCGGCTGCCCGGCCCTGCGCTATGACAGTGAAACGAAGAAATCCAGTATTGCTCAGGCGGATTGCGTCGGCTGTACGGTCTGCATGCAGGTCTGCCCGGTTCAGGCCATTTCCAGAAAGGGGGATAAATAA
- a CDS encoding AAA-type ATPase lid domain-containing protein: MRTNTLRLSLPSLNDRPDDVLYLFSYFLQSFRHRQVSLPKILKKALIQHDWWGNIRELHSVTLRYYIFGDTLNGAYDSLFDIPDENRKESLLDTASLQLDMKHLEKTIQQILIGELQEKGYSQKDIAKLLNVSRQTIFNKLHR, from the coding sequence TTGAGGACAAATACCCTGCGCCTGAGCCTGCCATCTCTGAACGACCGGCCTGATGATGTTCTCTACTTATTCTCGTACTTCCTGCAAAGCTTCCGCCATCGCCAAGTTTCCCTTCCCAAAATATTAAAAAAAGCCCTCATCCAGCATGACTGGTGGGGCAATATCCGCGAACTGCACAGTGTTACCTTGCGTTATTACATCTTCGGCGACACCCTGAATGGGGCTTATGATTCATTATTTGACATCCCCGACGAAAACCGGAAGGAAAGTCTCCTCGATACAGCATCGCTCCAGCTGGACATGAAACATCTGGAAAAGACGATCCAGCAGATACTCATCGGAGAGCTGCAAGAAAAAGGCTATAGCCAGAAGGATATAGCCAAATTACTCAATGTATCGCGCCAGACGATTTTCAACAAGTTGCACCGGTAA
- a CDS encoding RNA-binding domain-containing protein — MYRFPTEESLTVEFKSDRNCLPDNDIIDAVVAFANTEGGDLYLGIEDDGTITGLHPKHRDITRLTAFIANKTVPPVSTRATILHDGQCDVLKLSVPRYTSIVASAAGKIQKRRLKADHTPENVPLYPYEIPQRLSSLSLLDFSAQPLPDSTRDDLSVAERERLRHIIRTYHGESALLELDDLELDKALRLVTQIGEGYIPTVTGMLLIGRAERLQELIPTAESSIQIMDNAQLRVNETFTLPLLASIEKINTYFLSINQEDEIDVGLFRVPIPHYAPQAFREALINAYSHRDYSMLGRVRVLIERDGMTIANPGGFIQGITYDSLLDAEPHGRNPVLADCLKRIGMAERSGRGIDRIYAGSLRYGKLPPDYSQSTDTSVRLYIPDSRPDKNFVRLLIEEQEKLNRDFTVYELLILNLLKTHHRMSQKEIADAAGIPSYKLPTTLESLVESGLIEAIGRGKSRGYFLSAHLYQRQENTIGYVRQTDIDTVRYPELILKLAQKQGLVTRSDVVKLLHVSPAQAYHLLNKLKKNHKLILEGRGKYAHYKPVNRQ; from the coding sequence ATGTATAGGTTTCCTACCGAAGAAAGCTTGACCGTAGAATTTAAAAGCGACAGAAATTGTTTACCTGATAACGATATTATTGATGCTGTTGTAGCTTTTGCCAATACAGAAGGTGGCGATTTGTATCTTGGTATAGAGGATGATGGTACAATAACAGGTCTCCATCCTAAACATAGGGATATCACTCGTCTTACTGCCTTCATTGCCAATAAAACAGTTCCTCCAGTCAGCACACGTGCGACAATACTTCATGATGGGCAATGTGATGTTTTGAAGTTAAGTGTTCCCCGATATACTTCGATTGTAGCAAGTGCTGCTGGAAAAATACAAAAACGTCGATTAAAAGCAGATCATACACCAGAAAATGTTCCTTTATATCCCTATGAAATTCCTCAGCGGCTTTCCAGTTTGTCTTTATTGGATTTCTCTGCACAACCATTGCCTGACTCAACCCGGGATGATTTGAGTGTTGCCGAACGGGAACGGTTGCGTCATATTATTCGTACCTATCATGGAGAGTCCGCACTTTTGGAGCTAGATGATCTGGAGCTGGATAAAGCTCTTCGGCTTGTCACCCAAATAGGCGAAGGCTATATTCCTACGGTCACCGGAATGTTGCTCATTGGTCGTGCAGAGCGCCTGCAGGAACTTATCCCTACAGCGGAATCATCTATACAAATTATGGATAATGCGCAACTTCGCGTCAACGAAACATTTACTCTCCCTCTGCTGGCCAGCATTGAAAAAATTAATACGTACTTTCTTTCTATTAACCAGGAAGATGAAATTGATGTTGGCTTATTCCGTGTTCCCATTCCACATTATGCTCCTCAGGCATTTCGTGAAGCGCTCATCAATGCGTATAGTCATCGGGACTATTCCATGCTGGGACGTGTCCGTGTTCTTATTGAACGCGATGGCATGACTATTGCTAATCCTGGTGGCTTTATCCAGGGCATTACTTATGATTCTCTGTTAGATGCTGAACCTCATGGTCGAAATCCCGTGCTTGCTGATTGTTTAAAACGCATTGGAATGGCCGAACGGTCTGGCCGGGGTATTGACCGTATCTATGCTGGTAGTTTGCGCTATGGCAAACTGCCACCAGACTACAGCCAATCTACTGATACTTCTGTGCGGCTTTATATCCCGGACAGTCGTCCTGATAAAAATTTTGTCCGCTTACTCATAGAAGAACAAGAAAAACTGAACCGTGATTTTACCGTTTATGAACTCTTAATTCTCAATTTATTGAAAACACATCACCGGATGTCACAAAAGGAAATAGCTGATGCTGCCGGAATTCCTTCATATAAGCTCCCAACTACGCTTGAATCGCTTGTAGAATCTGGCCTGATTGAGGCGATAGGACGGGGAAAAAGTCGTGGATATTTTCTCAGTGCCCATCTATATCAGCGACAAGAGAACACCATTGGATATGTGCGTCAAACTGACATTGATACAGTTCGTTACCCGGAACTCATCTTGAAGCTGGCTCAAAAGCAAGGACTGGTAACAAGATCAGATGTTGTCAAGCTTCTTCACGTTTCACCAGCTCAAGCTTATCATCTACTTAATAAGTTAAAGAAAAATCATAAACTTATTTTAGAAGGGCGAGGGAAATATGCCCACTATAAGCCAGTGAATCGGCAATAG
- the rpoN gene encoding RNA polymerase factor sigma-54: MSNLSLKLEQKAKILQVQRLTIQMLALHGQDLVDFLQEKVTANPLMDICYHDVRADEEKGRKAIENVHNHGASLEAKLMAQLRVQTLPKPVMLAAGLVIGSLDAKGFFQGDLASLGRAYQLGPADMEKGLALVQSFDPPGIAARDLREALLIQTRRARKAPRQAEALLEKHYDDFLQGKWQKIQASLGLSDSELRDIRDFFKSLSLQPASQIVQEEVYIRPDIEIYCDAKGQLTQRSLEDIPDVYFRDDLYDQYAARGDKEILDYIRKARRDFTDLASALAYRHHSIEQVVACLMDRQKDYFLHHRSLRPLRQKDIAADTQLSTATVSRVCRHRYVLFEGRIYPLQSFLATAYPSDTEGSVSDKVVMEKIAALVAGEDKSHPYSDQDLSECLALSDRISVARRTVTKLRQKLNIPNSRIRRL; this comes from the coding sequence ATGTCGAATTTATCCTTGAAACTCGAACAAAAAGCGAAAATACTGCAGGTCCAGCGATTGACCATCCAGATGCTGGCCCTCCATGGCCAGGATTTGGTAGATTTCTTGCAGGAAAAAGTGACGGCTAACCCCTTGATGGACATCTGCTATCATGATGTCCGGGCCGACGAAGAAAAGGGCCGTAAAGCTATCGAGAATGTGCACAATCACGGCGCCTCCCTGGAAGCGAAGCTCATGGCCCAGCTGCGGGTCCAGACCCTGCCGAAACCGGTCATGCTGGCGGCGGGCCTGGTCATCGGCTCCCTCGATGCCAAAGGGTTTTTCCAGGGTGACTTAGCTTCTCTGGGCCGGGCTTACCAGTTGGGACCGGCCGATATGGAAAAAGGACTGGCCCTCGTCCAGTCCTTCGACCCGCCGGGCATTGCCGCCAGGGATCTCCGTGAAGCCCTGCTCATCCAGACCCGGCGGGCCCGCAAGGCGCCTCGCCAGGCGGAAGCCCTGCTAGAAAAGCATTATGACGATTTTCTCCAGGGGAAGTGGCAGAAAATCCAGGCTTCCCTGGGCTTGTCGGACTCGGAATTGCGGGATATCCGGGATTTTTTCAAGAGCCTGTCCCTCCAGCCGGCCAGCCAGATCGTCCAGGAAGAGGTATATATCCGGCCCGATATAGAAATCTACTGCGATGCCAAAGGCCAGCTGACCCAGCGGTCCCTTGAGGACATACCGGATGTCTATTTCCGCGATGATTTATACGACCAGTATGCCGCCCGGGGGGACAAGGAAATCTTGGATTACATCCGCAAAGCCCGCCGGGATTTTACCGATTTGGCCTCAGCCCTGGCTTACCGCCATCATTCCATCGAACAGGTCGTGGCCTGCCTCATGGACCGGCAGAAGGACTATTTCTTGCACCATCGGTCTTTGCGGCCCCTGCGCCAGAAGGATATCGCTGCCGACACCCAGCTCAGTACGGCGACGGTCAGCCGCGTCTGCCGCCACCGCTATGTCCTGTTTGAAGGGCGGATATATCCGCTCCAATCTTTTTTAGCGACGGCTTATCCTTCCGATACCGAAGGCAGTGTATCCGATAAGGTCGTCATGGAGAAAATCGCCGCCCTCGTCGCCGGTGAAGACAAAAGCCATCCTTATTCGGACCAGGACCTGTCTGAGTGCCTGGCTTTGTCGGACCGGATTTCCGTGGCCCGGCGGACAGTAACCAAACTCCGGCAGAAGCTGAATATCCCCAACAGCCGTATCCGCCGGTTGTAA
- a CDS encoding aspartate ammonia-lyase, protein MEKTRIERDVLGEVELPEGTMYGINTARALENFPLGHKRTAMDLIYAMVTVKKAAALTYARLGVREDGIYQAIAAACDAILAGQYDDAFVTEALQGGAGTSTNMNVNEVIANAALLKLGKQPGQYDVIHPLDDVNRGQSTNDVYPTALRIAAIRKLRELSQACADLQEAFQHKEQAYEKTYKLGRTELMDAVPMTAGEEFGAYAQALSRDRWRLYKIEERLRMVNLGGTAIGTSDTASRQYRYEVIEELRRLTGIGLAAAEYPVDLTQNNDVFVEVSGLLKALAVNLMKIANDLRLMNSGPHGGIGEIRLPARQQGSSIMPGKVNPVIPEMVMQCAMKVMADDSAIAMAAAHGEFELNAFEPLIADCLLESLQLLIRSVRIFQTACVEGLEVREDRCQQHLKASAAFGAAYIGALGYDTVSRIIKDHEPDEARRILESMVKK, encoded by the coding sequence ATGGAAAAAACGCGTATCGAACGCGATGTACTGGGTGAAGTGGAGTTACCTGAAGGGACGATGTACGGTATCAATACGGCCAGGGCCTTGGAAAATTTCCCTTTAGGCCATAAGCGGACAGCGATGGATCTCATTTATGCCATGGTGACCGTTAAGAAAGCCGCTGCTCTGACTTATGCCCGCCTCGGTGTCCGTGAAGACGGGATTTATCAGGCCATCGCCGCGGCTTGCGACGCTATCTTGGCCGGTCAGTATGACGATGCTTTTGTAACCGAAGCCCTTCAAGGCGGCGCCGGTACGTCGACGAACATGAACGTCAATGAAGTCATTGCCAACGCGGCCTTGCTGAAGCTGGGGAAACAGCCCGGGCAGTACGACGTCATCCATCCCCTGGATGACGTCAACCGCGGCCAGTCGACGAATGACGTCTACCCGACGGCCCTGCGGATCGCCGCCATCCGCAAGCTGCGGGAACTGAGCCAGGCTTGTGCCGACTTGCAGGAAGCCTTCCAGCATAAAGAGCAGGCCTATGAAAAGACGTATAAATTGGGGCGGACGGAGCTCATGGATGCCGTTCCCATGACGGCAGGCGAAGAATTTGGCGCCTATGCCCAGGCCTTGTCCCGTGACCGCTGGCGTTTGTATAAAATCGAAGAACGCCTGCGCATGGTTAACCTTGGTGGCACGGCTATCGGCACATCCGATACGGCATCACGGCAGTACCGCTATGAAGTCATTGAGGAATTGCGCCGTTTGACGGGCATCGGCCTGGCTGCGGCAGAATACCCTGTCGACCTGACCCAGAACAACGACGTCTTCGTCGAAGTGTCGGGCTTGCTCAAGGCCCTGGCCGTCAACTTGATGAAAATTGCCAATGATTTGCGCCTCATGAATTCCGGCCCTCACGGCGGCATCGGTGAAATCCGCCTGCCTGCCCGTCAGCAGGGCAGTTCCATCATGCCCGGCAAGGTCAATCCGGTCATCCCGGAAATGGTCATGCAGTGTGCCATGAAAGTAATGGCTGACGACAGCGCCATCGCCATGGCCGCTGCCCACGGCGAATTTGAACTCAACGCCTTTGAACCGCTCATCGCCGACTGCCTCCTGGAAAGCCTGCAGCTCCTGATCCGGTCGGTACGCATCTTCCAGACGGCCTGTGTCGAAGGCCTGGAAGTACGGGAAGACCGGTGCCAGCAGCATTTGAAGGCATCTGCCGCCTTCGGGGCGGCCTACATCGGCGCTTTGGGCTATGATACGGTGAGCCGCATCATCAAGGACCATGAACCGGACGAAGCGCGGCGCATCTTGGAATCTATGGTGAAAAAGTAA
- the hydF gene encoding [FeFe] hydrogenase H-cluster maturation GTPase HydF: MGMNDTPSGERVHIGFFGRRNAGKSSVVNAVTGQDLSIVSATKGTTTDPVYKAMELLPLGPVVIIDTPGFDDVGALGEERVRRTKQVLNKTDIAVVIIDAAEGRSPADDEVLNLIRDKNLPYLVVYNKSDLLNQASKAQDHEIYVSALKGEGIYELKERLARLKPVETASPIVSDLIQGGDFVVLVVPIDTAAPKGRLILPQQQTIREIIDNDSAAIVVKEYELRHTLECLGQKPALVITDSQVFAKVSADTPMDVRLTSFSILMARHKGLLETAVRGVTALEKLQDGDTVLIAEGCTHHRQCDDIGTVKIPRWLRNYTHKDIRIETASGRDFPEDLSPYALVIHCGGCMLNGREVQYRMKCAADQAVPITNYGIAIAYMQGILKRSLSVFPYLQSLV, encoded by the coding sequence ATGGGAATGAATGATACGCCATCAGGCGAACGGGTCCATATTGGTTTCTTTGGCCGCCGCAATGCCGGGAAATCGAGTGTCGTCAACGCCGTGACCGGCCAGGACCTGTCTATCGTATCGGCGACGAAAGGGACGACGACGGACCCGGTCTACAAAGCCATGGAACTCCTGCCCTTAGGACCAGTGGTCATCATCGACACGCCGGGATTCGACGACGTCGGGGCCTTGGGGGAAGAACGGGTGCGCCGGACGAAACAGGTCCTCAACAAGACGGATATAGCTGTCGTCATCATCGACGCCGCTGAAGGCCGGTCGCCTGCCGACGATGAAGTCCTGAATCTCATCCGGGACAAGAACCTGCCTTACCTCGTCGTCTATAATAAATCGGACCTGCTGAACCAAGCCAGTAAGGCACAGGACCATGAAATCTACGTCAGCGCTTTGAAGGGAGAAGGCATTTACGAATTGAAAGAACGCCTGGCCCGCCTGAAACCTGTCGAGACAGCATCGCCTATTGTGAGCGACCTCATCCAGGGCGGTGACTTCGTCGTCCTCGTCGTCCCCATCGATACGGCAGCGCCGAAAGGGCGCCTTATCCTGCCGCAGCAGCAGACTATCCGGGAAATCATCGACAACGACAGTGCGGCCATCGTCGTCAAGGAATATGAACTGCGCCATACCTTGGAATGTCTGGGTCAGAAACCGGCCCTGGTCATTACAGACAGTCAGGTCTTTGCCAAAGTGTCGGCCGACACGCCTATGGACGTGCGCCTGACGTCGTTCTCCATCCTCATGGCTCGACATAAAGGCCTGCTGGAAACGGCCGTCCGCGGCGTCACGGCCCTGGAAAAGCTGCAAGACGGCGACACGGTCCTCATTGCCGAAGGCTGTACCCATCATCGCCAGTGCGACGACATCGGCACGGTCAAGATTCCCCGCTGGCTTCGTAATTATACGCATAAGGATATCCGCATCGAAACGGCCAGCGGCCGCGATTTTCCGGAAGACTTGTCGCCGTATGCCTTGGTCATCCACTGCGGCGGTTGTATGCTCAACGGCAGGGAAGTCCAATACCGCATGAAGTGCGCCGCCGACCAGGCTGTGCCCATTACCAACTACGGCATAGCCATTGCCTACATGCAGGGCATCTTGAAACGCAGCCTCAGCGTCTTCCCGTACTTGCAGTCGCTGGTTTAA
- a CDS encoding nucleotide-binding protein, whose amino-acid sequence MRKFAIYGKGGIGKSTTTANLSAALSMMGKKVVQVGCDPKADSTLNLLHGEPVMPVMDYYRKYTEGPDFEHIGKEGFGGVFCIETGGPTPGLGCAGRGIIATFDLMDEQEVFQKLQPDVVLYDVLGDVVCGGFSAPIRDGYADEIFIVTSGEKMALYAAANIIKAVENFKSRGYAQVKGIILNRRNVDDEYELVKAFADEHGLPIVADIPRSKDIQYYENKGMTVVEGNPDLAVSQIYQDLARKLLQA is encoded by the coding sequence ATGAGAAAATTTGCGATTTATGGGAAAGGCGGCATCGGCAAGTCGACGACGACGGCAAACTTATCGGCGGCTCTGTCCATGATGGGGAAAAAAGTCGTCCAAGTCGGCTGCGACCCTAAGGCCGATTCGACGCTGAACCTCTTGCATGGCGAACCGGTCATGCCGGTCATGGATTACTATCGGAAATATACGGAAGGACCGGACTTCGAGCACATCGGCAAAGAAGGTTTCGGCGGCGTCTTCTGCATCGAAACGGGCGGACCTACGCCGGGTCTGGGCTGTGCCGGCCGGGGCATCATTGCCACCTTCGACCTCATGGACGAACAGGAAGTCTTCCAGAAGCTCCAGCCTGACGTCGTCTTGTATGATGTCCTGGGCGACGTCGTCTGCGGCGGTTTCTCCGCGCCTATCCGCGATGGTTATGCCGATGAAATCTTTATCGTCACGTCCGGCGAAAAGATGGCCCTCTATGCAGCGGCCAACATCATCAAGGCCGTCGAGAATTTCAAGAGCCGCGGCTATGCCCAGGTCAAGGGCATAATCCTCAACCGCCGCAATGTCGACGACGAATACGAACTGGTCAAGGCCTTCGCAGACGAACACGGCCTGCCTATCGTAGCCGACATTCCCCGGAGCAAGGATATCCAGTATTATGAAAATAAGGGCATGACCGTCGTCGAAGGCAATCCGGACCTGGCGGTCAGCCAGATTTATCAGGACTTGGCCCGGAAACTGCTTCAGGCCTAG
- a CDS encoding nitrogenase component 1 produces the protein MKQAQRVLSTYAVDMFGIASSLFELGGLIVMHDASGCNSTYDTHDEPRWYDTPSMVYISGLNEIDTIQGNDQRLVDDIAEAVEAAHPRFVAIGGSPMPNAIGTDFKAIERLVAARTGLPTLGFRTDGIHSYLPGAGGAYVWLAKTFVKAPEKAPQRPAKRVNLLGLTPLDFSVVGNATTLKQIVTDAGFTLQSSWSMGDTLDQLATAANADVNVVLSSTAFYLAQYLRDTYGIPYVVGIPMGEKGTADWLEALRNCDSSYLTGFTGQEKYIRAQYALADLNAWKTEQAYDDTPCDVLVIGEPVYLLSMKAFLQQEMGLSDVRLLCPLADAPRWLLEQVEVASVEDVIRQECCKARRVIADPIYARLLPDEKEKFVSMPHEAYSGRHYHDDMPIFVGPSFTAWMKEKLT, from the coding sequence TTGAAACAAGCACAACGCGTCTTATCGACGTATGCTGTCGACATGTTCGGCATTGCGTCGTCGCTCTTTGAGTTAGGCGGCCTCATCGTCATGCACGATGCATCGGGCTGTAATTCGACATACGATACGCACGACGAACCGCGGTGGTACGATACGCCGAGTATGGTCTATATTTCCGGTCTCAACGAAATTGATACCATCCAGGGCAATGACCAGCGCCTCGTCGACGATATCGCTGAAGCCGTGGAAGCGGCCCATCCCCGCTTTGTCGCCATCGGCGGCAGTCCCATGCCGAACGCCATCGGCACGGACTTCAAGGCTATCGAGCGCCTGGTTGCGGCCCGGACGGGCCTGCCGACGCTGGGGTTCCGGACCGACGGCATCCACAGCTATCTGCCCGGAGCCGGCGGTGCCTATGTCTGGCTGGCCAAGACCTTCGTCAAGGCGCCGGAAAAGGCACCGCAGCGACCGGCAAAGCGGGTCAATCTCCTGGGGCTGACGCCATTGGACTTTTCCGTCGTCGGTAATGCGACGACGCTCAAGCAAATCGTCACCGATGCCGGTTTTACCTTGCAGAGTTCGTGGTCCATGGGGGACACGCTGGACCAGCTGGCGACGGCTGCCAATGCCGACGTCAACGTCGTCCTGTCGTCGACGGCCTTCTACCTGGCCCAATACCTGCGCGACACCTACGGCATCCCGTATGTCGTAGGCATCCCCATGGGCGAAAAGGGGACGGCGGACTGGCTGGAAGCTCTGCGGAACTGCGATTCGTCGTATCTCACGGGCTTTACAGGACAAGAAAAATATATTAGAGCCCAGTATGCCCTGGCCGACCTCAACGCCTGGAAGACGGAACAGGCCTACGACGATACGCCGTGCGACGTCCTGGTCATCGGTGAACCGGTCTACCTGCTGTCGATGAAGGCTTTCCTCCAGCAGGAAATGGGCCTTTCCGACGTCCGCCTGCTCTGCCCTCTGGCCGATGCGCCGCGGTGGCTCCTGGAACAGGTCGAAGTGGCCAGTGTGGAAGACGTTATCCGTCAGGAATGTTGTAAAGCCCGCCGGGTCATTGCCGACCCGATTTATGCCCGGCTCTTGCCGGACGAAAAGGAAAAATTCGTTTCCATGCCCCATGAAGCCTATTCCGGCCGTCATTACCACGATGACATGCCAATCTTCGTCGGGCCGTCCTTTACGGCATGGATGAAAGAGAAGTTGACTTGA
- a CDS encoding nitrogenase component 1 has translation MIYENEIHPPQVPRYHVTPDGAEIAIGQASFPKPFHIGLQYASPARGHWTIAHSPMLIPGCHEIYVCCACCLHGVVLSADEVPDGAGRFSMVTLTNENLIKGNLEEMMIDGISHIIDDMPEHPKCVEGFTSCMQHFLHIDLHVVYDTLRQKYPDIDFIDGYMIPTLQRRFTPDILGRRQLVRAVQPLPKQKAVNYVVNYYPVDEDNELTVMLRQGGYAIHDFAACKTYEEYKAMGESQANIYFLENAGPAAKDMEKRLDQQALYLPYAYDYETLRRNLQQAAQILGLDLPDCDAYERTVEEKVRALKERVGDTHIAIDYTATPRPLGLAKFLLIHGFNVYAVYLDAISPDEKDTFQFLQTHYPDLSLRSTMHFKRRLLPRDDSRKYGKVLAIGQMAAYFTDTKYFVNLIENSGLYGYVGLLKLLDWIGRADEAENPKMRDIIQIKAWGCHG, from the coding sequence ATGATTTACGAAAATGAAATCCATCCACCCCAGGTGCCGCGGTATCACGTCACGCCGGACGGAGCTGAAATCGCCATCGGCCAGGCATCGTTCCCCAAGCCGTTCCATATCGGCTTGCAATATGCTTCGCCGGCCCGGGGCCACTGGACCATCGCCCATTCGCCCATGCTCATCCCCGGTTGTCACGAAATCTACGTCTGCTGCGCCTGCTGCCTTCACGGTGTCGTCTTGTCGGCCGATGAAGTCCCGGACGGTGCCGGCCGTTTCTCCATGGTCACCTTGACCAATGAAAACCTGATCAAAGGCAATCTGGAAGAGATGATGATCGATGGCATTTCCCATATCATCGACGATATGCCCGAACATCCGAAGTGCGTCGAAGGCTTTACCAGCTGTATGCAGCATTTCCTGCACATCGACTTGCACGTCGTCTACGATACGCTGCGTCAGAAATATCCCGACATCGATTTCATCGACGGCTACATGATTCCGACTCTGCAGCGGCGCTTTACGCCGGATATCCTCGGTCGGCGCCAGCTCGTGCGGGCTGTCCAGCCCCTGCCGAAACAGAAGGCTGTCAACTATGTCGTCAATTACTATCCCGTCGACGAAGACAATGAATTGACGGTCATGCTCCGCCAGGGGGGCTACGCTATCCACGATTTCGCCGCCTGCAAGACCTATGAAGAATACAAGGCCATGGGCGAATCGCAGGCGAATATCTATTTCCTGGAAAATGCCGGCCCTGCCGCCAAGGACATGGAAAAGCGACTGGATCAGCAGGCCCTGTATCTGCCTTATGCCTATGACTATGAAACTTTGCGCCGCAACCTGCAGCAGGCAGCCCAAATCCTGGGCCTTGACCTGCCGGACTGCGACGCCTATGAACGGACTGTCGAAGAAAAAGTAAGGGCTCTGAAGGAACGAGTCGGCGACACGCACATCGCCATCGACTATACGGCGACGCCGCGGCCCCTGGGATTGGCCAAGTTTCTCTTGATTCACGGCTTCAATGTCTATGCCGTCTATCTCGATGCCATTTCGCCGGACGAAAAGGATACCTTCCAGTTCCTGCAGACCCACTATCCGGACCTGTCCCTGCGTTCGACGATGCATTTCAAGCGCCGTCTCCTGCCGCGCGACGACAGCCGAAAGTATGGGAAAGTCCTGGCCATCGGCCAGATGGCGGCGTATTTTACCGATACGAAGTACTTCGTCAATCTGATTGAAAACAGCGGCCTCTATGGCTATGTCGGCCTACTCAAGCTCCTCGATTGGATCGGTCGGGCTGACGAAGCCGAAAATCCCAAGATGCGGGATATCATTCAAATCAAAGCTTGGGGGTGTCACGGTTGA